In Candida dubliniensis CD36 chromosome 6, complete sequence, the following are encoded in one genomic region:
- a CDS encoding Septation protein SUN4 [Precursor], putative (Similar to S. cerevisiae SUN4;~In S. cerevisiae: cell wall protein related to glucanases, possibly involved in cell wall septation; member of the SUN family;~In C. albicans: putative cell wall glycosidase involved in biofilm formation, morphogenesis and cell wall biogenesis; hyphal induced; required for virulence; caspofungin repressed), translating to MRFSQATVLAFAALSLAAPAFEADNKNNKREDCDSTSFHGHHKHKRAVVYDYAYVTVTVDGKGNPVTTVSPVLSIESTVSSQETSSTSTSISSTTTIVQNDSLTSDEPKTLSLPSGTIKPSSSATESQSQSQSSSTGGSGSGSGSSNGIAGDLAAYEDPTEEFQDGVLSCDQFPSGQGVIALDHLGFGGWSGIENSDGSTGGNCKEGSYCSYACQSGMSKTQWPDKQPSNGVSIGGLLCKNGKLYKSNSRSNYLCEWGAKKANVVNKLSQTVAICRTDYPGTENMVIPTVVDGGSTSVITVVDQSSYYTWRGGATSAQYYVNNAGVSWEDGCVWGTEGSGIGNWSPLNFGAGYAGGIAYLSLIPNPNNHDSLNFKVKIVPKDGATVSGSCTYENGKFNGNGNDGCTVGVTSGEANFVLYN from the coding sequence ATGAGATTTTCACAAGCTACTGTTTTAGCCTTTGCAGCTTTATCGTTAGCTGCTCCAGCTTTTGAAGCcgacaacaaaaacaacaaaagagaAGATTGCGATAGTACTTCTTTCCATGGCCACCACAAACATAAGAGAGCCGTTGTCTACGATTACGCTTATGTTACCGTTACTGTTGATGGAAAAGGTAATCCTGTCACTACTGTTAGTCCAGTTCTTTCTATTGAATCAACTGTCAGTTCTCAAGAAACTTCATCAACTTCTACTTCTATTTCTTCAACTACTACCATTGTTCAAAATGATTCATTGACTTCTGATGAACCAAAAACCCTTTCCCTTCCATCAGGTACTATTAAACCATCTTCATCAGCCACCGAATCTCAATCTCAATCTCAATCATCTTCAACTGGTGGTTCCGGTTCTGGCTCTGGTTCTTCCAACGGTATTGCTGGTGATTTGGCTGCTTACGAAGACCCAACTGAAGAATTCCAAGACGGAGTTTTATCTTGTGATCAATTCCCTTCTGGTCAAGGTGTCATTGCCTTGGATCATTTAGGTTTTGGTGGATGGTCCGGTATTGAAAATTCCGATGGTTCTACCGGTGGTAATTGTAAAGAAGGTTCTTACTGTTCTTATGCTTGTCAAAGTGGTATGTCCAAGACTCAATGGCCAGACAAACAACCAAGTAATGGTGTTTCCATTGGTGGGCTATTATGTAAGAATGGTAAATTATACAAATCCAACTCCAGATCCAACTACTTATGTGAATGGGGTGCCAAAAAAGCCAATGTTGTCAACAAATTGAGTCAAACTGTTGCCATTTGTAGAACTGATTACCCAGGTACTGAAAATATGGTTATTCCAActgttgttgatggtgGTAGCACTTCTGTCATTACTGTTGTTGATCAAAGTAGTTATTACACTTGGAGAGGCGGTGCTACTTCTGCTCAATATTACGTCAACAATGCTGGTGTTTCTTGGGAAGATGGTTGTGTTTGGGGTACTGAAGGTTCCGGTATTGGTAACTGGTCTCCATTGAATTTCGGTGCTGGTTATGCCGGTGGTATTGCTTACTTGTCCTTGATTCCAAATCCAAACAACCATGATTCATTGAACTTCAAAGTTAAGATTGTTCCTAAAGATGGTGCTACCGTTAGTGGATCATGTACTTATGAAAACGGTAAATTCAATGGTAACGGTAACGATGGTTGTACCGTTGGTGTTACTTCTGGTGAAGCTAACTTTGTCTTATATAATTAG
- the CAN1 gene encoding basic amino acids permease, putative (In S. cerevisiae: plasma membrane arginine permease, requires phosphatidyl ethanolamine (PE) for localization, exclusively associated with lipid rafts; mutation confers canavanine resistance;~spliced gene): MTLLNEKDQSVGTDSENSLYKDIEQSPTDKNEIFIDQINNDEHVIEYDSFGEVKRDLKARHVSMIAIGGTIGTGLFISTGHLLSQTGPVMSLISFLLVTTICFSVTQSLGEMATYIPISGSFAQFVTRWVSKSCGAANGWLYGWSWAITFALELSIIGQVIQFWTDAIPLAAWISIFFVLLTALNLFPVKLYGEIEFWMASIKVIAVLGWIIYAFIMVCGAGKTGPVGFRYWRNGYAWGDGMLVQNNGKYVIAFINGLINSVFTFQGTELVAVTAGEASPRALRSAIRKVMFRILVFYVLCMLFIGLLVPYNDPKLTEDGGFTRNSPFLIAMENSGTKILPHIFNAVIVATIISAGNSNIYAGSRIFYGLAQSGVAPKFFLKTTKAGVPYITVLFTAAFGALGYLVVSNDGMVVFNWLLNISATAGMIAWGFISVSHIRFMQVLEQRGISRDTLPFKAFFMPYSAYYAATLVCTVALIQGFTVFWDFNATDFFTAYVSLIVFVVWWIMFHFLFFGFGRQAWKWSNVLIPLDQCDIDTGVRDINDIEFDVPPPKNLWEKFWSIIA, translated from the exons ATGACATTACTTAATGAAAAAGACCAAAGTGTTGGGACAGATTCAGAGAATTCATTATACAAAGATATTGAACAATCACCAACAGACAAAAATGAGATTtttattgatcaaatcaacaatgaTGAACATGTAATCGAATATGATTCCTTTGGTGAAGTGAAACGAGATTTGAAGGCAAGACATGTATCAATGATAGCCATTGGTGG TACCATTGGAACTGGATTATTTATTAGTACCGGTCATTTACTTTCACAAA CTGGTCCGGTTATgtcattaatttcattcttATTAGTGAcaacaatttgtttttcagTGACCCAATCACTTGGTGAAATGGCCACATATATTCCAATTTCAGGTTCATTTGCCCAATTCGTCACTAGATGGGTATCCAAGAGTTGTGGTGCAGCTAATGGCTGGTTATACGGTTGGTCATGGGCGATAACATTTGCTTTGGAATTATCTATCATTGGTCAAGTCATACAATTTTGGACCGATGCTATCCCACTAGCAGCATGGATCTCgatattttttgttcttttaaCTGCACTCAATTTATTCCCGGTAAAATTATAtggagaaattgaattttggaTGGCATCGATAAAAGTGATTGCTGTTTTGGGATGGATCATTTACGCTTTTATCATGGTATGTGGTGCTGGTAAAACTGGACCAGTTGGATTCCGTTATTGGCGGAATGGTTATGCTTGGGGTGATGGGATGTTGGTACAAAATAATGGCAAATATGTGATTGCCTTTATTAATGGACTTATTAATTCTGTGTTTACTTTCCAAGGTACTGAATTAGTTGCTGTCACTGCCGGCGAAGCATCACCAAGAGCTCTTAGAAGTGCTATTCGTAAAGTTATGTTCAGAATTTTAGTATTTTATGTCTTGTGTATGCTTTTCATTGGTCTTTTGGTTCCTTATAATGACCCCAAACTTACAGAAGATGGTGGTTTCACAAGAAATTCACCATTCCTTATTGCTATGGAAAATTCAGGCACGAAAATTTTACCACACATTTTCAATGCTGTAATTGTTGCCACAATTATATCTGCTGGTAATTCCAATATTTATGCTGGATCAAGGATTTTCTATGGGTTAGCTCAATCGGGAGTTGCTCCTAAGTTTTTCCTTAAAACTACTAAAGCTGGAGTTCCCTATATCACAGTATTATTCACAGCTGCCTTTGGTGCCTTGGGATATTTAGTAGTTTCTAATGATGGTATGGTTGTTTTTAATTGGCTTTTAAACATTTCTGCCACAGCAGGGATGATTGCTTGGGGATTTATTTCTGTTAGTCATATCCGGTTTATGCAAGTTCTTGAACAACGAGGTATCAGTAGAGATACTTTACCATTTAAAGCTTTCTTTATGCCATATAGTGCGTACTATGCTGCTACGTTGGTGTGTACAGTAGCGTTAATCCAAGGGTTTACAGTGTTTTGGGATTTTAATGCTACTGATTTCTTTACTGCTTATGTATCATTAattgtatttgttgtttggtGGATtatgtttcattttttgttttttggatttggtAGACAAGCATGGAAATGGAGTAATGTGTTGATACCTTTGGATCAATGTGATATTGATACTGGGGTAAGagatattaatgatattgaatttgatgtGCCACCACCAAAGAATCTATGGGAGAAGTTTTGGTCAATCATTGCCTAA
- a CDS encoding hydrogen peroxide resistance protein, putative (Similar to S. cerevisiae HYR1;~In S. cerevisiae: thiol peroxidase that functions as a hydroperoxide receptor to sense intracellular hydroperoxide levels): MSEFYEFAPNDIKGSPYSLKKLQGKIVLVVNVASKCGFSPQYKGLQDLKQKFADQPVEIIGFPCNQFGHQEPGTNEEIEKYCREYFGVTFPVLSKIETNGKNAEPVYKYLKSQKPGLLGLHRVMWNFEKFLIDQDGNVVARFSSFTKPETIGLQIEEMLKHQA, encoded by the coding sequence ATGTCGGAATTTTATGAATTTGCTCCAAATGATATCAAGGGATCACCTTATTCGTTGAAAAAACTTCAAGGGAaaattgttcttgttgttaatGTTGCCTCTAAATGTGGCTTTTCCCCTCAATATAAAGGTTTACAAGATTTAAAACAGAAATTTGCTGATCAACCAGTGGAAATTATAGGATTCCCATGTAACCAATTTGGTCATCAAGAACCAGGAacaaatgaagaaattgaaaagtaTTGTCGAGAATATTTTGGTGTGACTTTCCCCGTGTTAAgcaaaattgaaaccaatgGGAAAAATGCTGAACCtgtttataaatatttgaaatctCAAAAACCTGGACTACTAGGATTACATCGAGTAATGTggaattttgaaaaattcttaATTGATCAAGATGGTAATGTTGTCGCTAGATTTAGTAGTTTTACTAAACCTGAAACTATTGGATTgcaaattgaagaaatgtTAAAGCATCAGGCTTAG
- a CDS encoding hydrogen peroxide resistance protein, putative (Similar to S. cerevisiae HYR1;~In S. cerevisiae: thiol peroxidase that functions as a hydroperoxide receptor to sense intracellular hydroperoxide levels), whose product MSKFYELAPKDAKGEPYPFEQLKGKVVLIVNVASKCGFTPQYKGLEELNKKFADQPVQILGFPCNQFGHQEPGTNEEIGSFCSLNYGVTFPVLDKIEVNGDNTDPVYKYLKSQKSGVLGLTRIKWNFEKFLIDQNGKVIERFSSLTSPESIGARIEELLKK is encoded by the coding sequence ATGTCTAAATTTTACGAATTAGCTCCAAAAGACGCCAAAGGTGAACCATATCcatttgaacaattgaaagGGAAAGTTGTTCTTATTGTCAATGTTGCTTCCAAATGTGGATTCACTCCTCAATACAAAGGtttagaagaattgaataagAAATTTGCTGATCAACCAGTACAGATCTTGGGTTTCCCATGTAATCAATTTGGTCATCAAGAACCAGGTactaatgaagaaattggatCATTCTGTTCATTAAATTATGGTGTTACATTCCCAGTATTGGATAAAATCGAAGTCAATGGTGATAATACCGATCCagtttataaatatttgaaatcacAAAAGAGTGGTGTTTTGGGATTGACCAGAATTAAGTggaattttgaaaaattcttgaTTGATCAAAATGGTAAAGTTATTGAAAGATTCAGTTCATTGACAAGTCCAGAAAGTATTGGTGCTAGGattgaagaattgttgaagaaGTAA
- a CDS encoding hydrogen peroxide resistance protein, putative (Similar to S. cerevisiae HYR1;~In S. cerevisiae: thiol peroxidase that functions as a hydroperoxide receptor to sense intracellular hydroperoxide levels), giving the protein MVKSNIESTWETMESTFSEIQNKFHEIYKPIETNEPEPEEDNRNIKSESLDITDDSTLSVSPITQLLYLARSKFYDLTPLDNNKSPYPFKNLRGKVVLIVNVASKCGFSFQYNGLEQLNKQFANDEFVLLGFPCNQFLWQEPGTNDQIVTKCKKKYDVTFPILDKINVNGEQADPVYKYLKAQKEGLWGTNRVKWNFEKFLVDKNGRVVERYSTFTRPLAIIPKIEQLLKS; this is encoded by the coding sequence ATGGTGAAAAGCAACATCGAACTGACTTGGGAAACCATGGAATCTACATTCCTGgaaattcaaaacaaattcCACGAAATTTATAAACCAATAGAAACAAATGAACCTGAACCTGAAGAGGATAATAGAAACATTAAAAGTGAGAGCCTTGACATTACCGATGATTCTACACTTTCAGTATCACCAATAACCCAACTACTTTATCTTGCACGACTGAAGTTTTACGATTTAACACCCTTAGATAACAACAAATCACCATACCCATTTAAAAATCTACGAGGTAAAGTGGTCTTAATTGTTAATGTGGCATCTAAATGTGGGTTTTCTTTCCAATACAACGGCTTagaacaattgaataaacaatttgCTAATGATGAGTTTGTGCTATTGGGATTCCCTTGTAACCAATTTTTATGGCAAGAACCAGGCACCAATGATCAAATAGTGACAAAAtgtaaaaagaaatacGATGTGACTTTCCCAATACTAGATAAAATCAATGTCAATGGCGAACAAGCTGATCCAGTTTATAAATATCTTAAAGCACAAAAGGAAGGATTATGGGGGACTAATAGAGTCAAATGGAATTTTGAGAAATTCTTGGTTGATAAAAATGGTAGAGTGGTGGAAAGGTATAGTACATTTACTAGGCCACTAGCAATAATACCAAAAATCGAACAATTGTTAAAAAGCTGA